Genomic window (Allostreptomyces psammosilenae):
GCCACCATCGGCACCAGCAGCGAGGTGACGATGGACGTCAGGCTGTTGAAGCTGAGGACGAGGGCCGCCTCGCCGGCCGCCATCCCGTTGTCCACCAGGATCGTCGGCACCCAGGCCATCAGGGTGTAGAAGAGCAGCGACTGCAGCCCCATGAACGCCGCCACCTGCCAGGCCAGCGGGCAGCGCCACAGCCCCCGCACCCGGCGACGTCCACCGACCGGCCCCTCGGGCCGGCGTGCCCGCCGCGCCCGCAGCACCTGCGGGAGCCACACCGCCGCGGCCACCACCGCCGGCGCCGCCCAGAAGGCCAGCGAGCCGTTCCAGCCGCCGAGCGGTCCGGTCAGCGGCACCGCGATCGCCGCGGCGACCGTGGCGCCGCCCACCATGGTGGCCGTGTACACCCCGGTCATCGGCCCCGCCCGGTGGGCGAAGTCCCGCTTGACCACCACCGGCATCAGCACGTTCAGCACCGCCACGCCCATGCCCACCAGCAGGCAGCCGGCGAACAGCGCGGCCTCGGCGGGCAGCGCGCGCAGCGCCGCGGCCACCACCAGCAGCCCGAGCGCTGCCAGCAGCACCGCCTCGGTGCCCCAGCGACGGGCGAGCACCGGCGCGAGCGGCGAGACCAGGCCGAGCATCAGCACGGGGAGGGCGGTCAGCAGCGAGGCGGCCGTGGAGGAGAGCCCGAACGCGTCGGTGATCTCCCCGACCAGCGGCGACAGCCCGGTCAGCGAGCCGCGCATGTTGAGCGCCAGCAGCAGGATGCCGGCCAGCAGCAGCGCGGTGCCGCGCCGTCCGGCGCGGGTGGGTGGGGTGGCTGGGGTGGTCGCGCTCCGCGGGGAACTGGATGCCATATGCATGGATTCGGTGGTGGGGGTGGGAGTGGGGTTCGGGGGCATGGTGGGGTTCCTCGGGGCGGGTGGAGCGGGCGGGTGTCCGGGCGTGGCGGTGTTCGGCTGGTTGGTCGGGGCGGTCCGGCTGGAAGGGGCAGGGCCGGGCTCCTCCCCGTCCCCGTCTGCGTCAGCCGTTCCTGGCGAGGTCCCCGTCCGGCTGCGGCGCGCCGCCCAGCGAATCCTCACTGAGCGCGGCGGCGGCGCGGAGCGGCTCGCAGAGCATGCGGCGCACCGCCCGTCCGGCGGCCTCCTCGTCCCCGCGGTCGATGGCGTGCAGCAGCTCGTCGTGCTGCTCGGCGGTCACGTCGGGCATCCGCCGGTCGCCCAGCGCGTCGCGGATCGCCTCCACCACGCGGGGCCGGAAGAAGCGGTAGAGCTCGGTGAGCGTGGGGTTGTGTGCGGCCTCCACGACGGCGGTGTGGAAGTCCACGTCACGTTCGACGAACTCCGCCTCCACGTCCGTCGGCACGGGGCCGTGCCGCTCCCGGTCCGCGTGCGGCCGTACGGCGTTCGCGCGGTCCAGCGCCGCCCGCATCCTGGCGATGTCGTCGGGGGTGCGGCGGCGCGCGGCGAGTCGG
Coding sequences:
- a CDS encoding CynX/NimT family MFS transporter, with protein sequence MASSSPRSATTPATPPTRAGRRGTALLLAGILLLALNMRGSLTGLSPLVGEITDAFGLSSTAASLLTALPVLMLGLVSPLAPVLARRWGTEAVLLAALGLLVVAAALRALPAEAALFAGCLLVGMGVAVLNVLMPVVVKRDFAHRAGPMTGVYTATMVGGATVAAAIAVPLTGPLGGWNGSLAFWAAPAVVAAAVWLPQVLRARRARRPEGPVGGRRRVRGLWRCPLAWQVAAFMGLQSLLFYTLMAWVPTILVDNGMAAGEAALVLSFNSLTSIVTSLLVPMVAARPGTHRPLALLVGVLTTAGILGLLLAPHGMAAWAWAGVLGLGQGAGVSLALTFVVMRSRDAVVAGQLSGMMQTVGYTVAAAGPIAAGLLHQVTDGWTVPLAVLALLAVAEAVVGLGAGRSRFVRAEVVPG
- a CDS encoding FadR/GntR family transcriptional regulator → MAALQAASRRSLVDMAIDQLREQLAAGTWRIGDRLPTEHELATALQVGRNTVREAVRVLVHAGMLETRQGEGTFVTSLTDPSAFVRSVAGAGVRNVLEIRFALEAEAARLAARRRTPDDIARMRAALDRANAVRPHADRERHGPVPTDVEAEFVERDVDFHTAVVEAAHNPTLTELYRFFRPRVVEAIRDALGDRRMPDVTAEQHDELLHAIDRGDEEAAGRAVRRMLCEPLRAAAALSEDSLGGAPQPDGDLARNG